A stretch of Microbacterium caowuchunii DNA encodes these proteins:
- the modA gene encoding molybdate ABC transporter substrate-binding protein, which yields MARPRRLAALLMLAVLAVSGCAEGTAASPGTEGQAAPSGLSGSLTVYAAASLAVVLDEIAEAFEAENPGVEVRPISYDGSTTLVTQLVAGASADVFASADETSMADVVAAGLARDPQVFASNTLVIVVPAGNPAGIRRLADLAADDATVVLCAPRVPCGTASHTLLAAAGVSLVPASAEQNVTAVLTKVAAGEADAGLVYATDALGRSDVETIIPEGASDVVNRYPIVALTDAPDPEVAAAFVRFTQSDAARRLLAGAGFGPA from the coding sequence GTGGCCCGCCCTCGTCGCTTGGCCGCGCTCCTGATGCTGGCCGTGCTCGCCGTCTCCGGTTGCGCGGAGGGGACGGCGGCATCTCCGGGTACCGAGGGACAGGCCGCGCCATCCGGGCTCTCCGGATCGCTCACGGTCTACGCGGCGGCGTCGCTCGCCGTGGTTCTCGACGAGATCGCCGAGGCGTTCGAGGCGGAGAACCCCGGTGTCGAGGTCCGGCCGATCTCCTACGACGGGTCGACGACCCTGGTGACCCAGCTCGTCGCAGGGGCGTCCGCCGACGTGTTCGCCTCCGCCGACGAGACGTCGATGGCCGACGTGGTGGCGGCGGGGCTGGCGCGCGATCCGCAGGTGTTCGCGTCCAACACGCTCGTCATCGTCGTCCCCGCCGGCAACCCGGCCGGTATCCGTCGGCTCGCGGACCTCGCCGCGGACGACGCGACAGTCGTGCTCTGCGCGCCGCGCGTCCCCTGCGGCACGGCGTCCCACACCCTCCTGGCCGCGGCCGGCGTCTCGCTCGTCCCGGCGAGCGCGGAGCAGAACGTCACGGCCGTGCTCACCAAGGTGGCCGCCGGCGAGGCGGATGCGGGCCTCGTCTACGCGACCGATGCGCTCGGGCGTTCGGACGTCGAGACGATCATCCCGGAAGGGGCGTCGGATGTCGTCAACCGCTATCCGATCGTGGCCCTGACGGACGCGCCGGATCCGGAGGTCGCGGCGGCGTTCGTGCGGTTCACGCAGAGCGACGCAGCCCGGCGCCTCCTCGCCGGCGCGGGGTTCGGTCCCGCATGA
- a CDS encoding ThiF family adenylyltransferase, whose amino-acid sequence MPIPPLVEPVAALSPAERVRTARHAALAGFGELAQRRLAASRVAVVGAGGLGSPVVLALAAAGVGELVVIDDDEVEQSNLHRQVMHRHSDLGAAKVDSAVRVAADLAPETVVRTVRERLTPANAQELLRGADVVVDGTDTFETRGAVAAATESLGVPLVWGTLQEFDAQVTVFWSAPPVGDPIVLSDLYPPDSVGAVPTCAQVGVLGALCLQVGGVLAIETIKLLTGVGEPLLGRVLLIDSLHARQHEIPLHPAHTVGRAAGTSPAAVDADAPAPPQVTPDELPARVAAGAVLLDVREPAETSLGVIPGSVLRPLGEVLADPAAAGPGPFVVVCQAGIRAQRAAAALRRTGASAAVLTGGIEAWTRRSGE is encoded by the coding sequence ATGCCCATCCCGCCGTTGGTCGAGCCCGTCGCCGCGCTCAGCCCCGCCGAGCGCGTCCGCACCGCACGGCACGCCGCCCTCGCCGGCTTCGGCGAGCTCGCGCAGCGCCGACTCGCCGCATCCCGCGTCGCCGTCGTCGGCGCGGGCGGACTCGGCTCCCCCGTCGTCCTCGCCCTCGCGGCCGCCGGGGTCGGCGAACTCGTGGTCATCGACGACGACGAGGTGGAGCAGTCGAACCTCCACCGGCAGGTGATGCACCGGCACTCCGACCTCGGCGCGGCCAAGGTCGACAGCGCCGTGCGGGTCGCCGCCGACCTCGCACCGGAGACGGTCGTGCGCACGGTCCGGGAGCGCCTGACCCCGGCCAACGCCCAGGAGCTGCTGCGGGGTGCGGACGTCGTGGTGGACGGCACGGACACGTTCGAGACGCGCGGTGCCGTGGCCGCAGCCACCGAGTCCCTCGGCGTCCCGCTGGTGTGGGGCACGCTGCAGGAGTTCGACGCACAGGTCACGGTGTTCTGGTCGGCACCGCCCGTCGGCGACCCGATCGTGCTCTCCGATCTGTACCCGCCGGACAGCGTCGGCGCGGTGCCCACCTGCGCCCAGGTCGGCGTGCTCGGGGCCCTCTGCCTCCAGGTGGGCGGGGTCCTCGCGATAGAGACGATCAAGCTCCTCACCGGAGTGGGCGAGCCGTTGCTCGGGCGCGTCCTGCTGATCGACAGTCTGCACGCCCGCCAGCACGAGATCCCACTGCACCCCGCGCACACCGTGGGCCGCGCCGCGGGAACGTCTCCGGCCGCCGTCGACGCGGACGCGCCCGCACCACCGCAGGTGACCCCGGATGAGCTGCCCGCACGGGTCGCAGCGGGAGCGGTGCTGCTCGATGTCCGGGAACCCGCGGAGACCTCCCTCGGCGTGATCCCCGGTTCCGTCCTCCGGCCACTGGGCGAGGTGCTGGCCGACCCCGCCGCCGCGGGTCCCGGACCCTTCGTCGTCGTCTGCCAGGCCGGGATCCGCGCCCAGCGCGCCGCCGCGGCCCTGCGGCGCACCGGCGCGTCCGCCGCGGTGCTGACCGGCGGCATCGAGGCGTGGACGCGCCGGAGCGGCGAGTGA
- a CDS encoding ABC transporter permease has protein sequence MSAAGRVPGLMPRSLAVPAVIAVAFLVLPLVALVARVRWSTFWADITSPTALSALGLSLGTGFTATVLCLLAGVPLALTIARVPARPAAFLRALVTIPLVLPPMVGGVALLFLFGRNGWLGEPLAEMGLRVPFSTSAVVLAQAFVALPFLVLALEGSLRATGTGYEQAAATLGAGRWTILRRVTIPLAAPGLVAGTVLCFARAIGEFGATALFAGNAPGTTQTMPLAIYTAFNGAGVSQSSAVAMALLLLVTAVLVLFLVRAWRPEAVR, from the coding sequence ATGAGCGCGGCAGGCCGTGTCCCGGGGCTGATGCCGCGCTCGCTGGCCGTCCCGGCCGTGATCGCGGTGGCCTTCCTCGTGCTCCCGCTCGTGGCGCTCGTCGCGCGGGTGCGGTGGTCGACGTTCTGGGCCGACATCACGTCGCCGACCGCGCTGTCGGCGCTCGGCCTGTCGCTCGGCACCGGATTCACCGCGACCGTCCTCTGCCTCCTGGCGGGCGTGCCGCTGGCCCTCACGATCGCCCGGGTCCCCGCTCGCCCGGCGGCGTTCCTGCGCGCTCTGGTCACGATCCCGCTGGTGCTGCCGCCCATGGTCGGCGGTGTCGCGCTGCTGTTCCTGTTCGGCCGGAACGGGTGGCTGGGGGAGCCGCTCGCCGAGATGGGCCTGCGCGTGCCCTTCTCCACATCGGCCGTCGTGCTCGCACAGGCCTTCGTCGCCCTGCCGTTCCTGGTCCTCGCGCTGGAGGGGTCCCTGCGCGCGACGGGTACCGGATACGAACAGGCCGCCGCGACCCTCGGTGCCGGCCGGTGGACGATCCTCCGGCGCGTCACGATCCCGCTCGCGGCACCCGGACTCGTCGCCGGGACGGTGCTCTGCTTCGCCCGCGCGATCGGCGAGTTCGGGGCGACCGCACTGTTCGCCGGGAACGCTCCGGGGACGACTCAGACCATGCCGCTGGCGATCTACACGGCCTTCAACGGAGCCGGCGTCTCGCAGTCCAGCGCGGTCGCCATGGCTCTGCTCCTGCTGGTGACGGCGGTGCTCGTGCTCTTCCTCGTCCGGGCCTGGCGACCGGAGGCCGTGCGATGA
- the cydD gene encoding thiol reductant ABC exporter subunit CydD: MTPDAAGVPPRASLRPLDPRLLRYSTASRGFLLVTAAIVLAQTGVIVGFAWFLSRALVGVIQGEAIESLLPFMAAAAALALLRGVLLFASDRTSASGAARASLQLRERLVQAVEGLGPGWLARRNTSALAVTAGHGLEALDAYFGRYLPQLVATAITMPIVILAMLLADPLSGITVIVTVPLIPIFMVLIGLATSAVQNRQYATLHRLAARFSDTVAGLGTLKVFGRAHRAADSIETVTRDYKRETLAVLRISFLSGFALEFLASISVAIIAVTIGFRLLGGEMPLLVGLFVLLLAPEAYLPLRQVGVQFHAAAEGVAATDDIFGVLDEARALPVPSATPAPVGVGDGSGPLLEMRGLTVRRGDRVIGPVDLRLDAGEVVLLEGPSGSGKSSVLAALLGFAPFEGTLRVAGRPARETAARGILSWCGQQPGLMSGPVAENVALGDAEPDPALVARCLADAGADVATTLVLGQSGSGLSGGQAQRVAIARALYRFRSGRARVLALDEPSSALDSETEARLWRTLRRLADADGAGILLVSHRPSARGIADRVVRLPLTPSGSPVQTPEGRVA, from the coding sequence GTGACCCCGGATGCCGCCGGCGTGCCCCCGCGCGCCTCCCTTCGACCCCTCGACCCCCGGCTGCTGCGCTACAGCACCGCATCGCGCGGCTTCCTGCTCGTGACCGCCGCGATCGTGCTGGCGCAGACGGGGGTGATCGTCGGCTTCGCCTGGTTCCTCTCGCGGGCGCTGGTCGGGGTCATCCAGGGCGAGGCGATCGAGAGCCTTCTCCCGTTCATGGCCGCGGCCGCGGCGCTGGCGCTGCTGCGGGGCGTCCTGCTGTTCGCGTCCGATCGCACCTCGGCGTCCGGGGCCGCCCGCGCATCGTTGCAGCTGCGTGAGCGCCTCGTGCAGGCGGTCGAGGGCCTGGGCCCCGGATGGCTCGCCCGGCGCAACACCTCCGCCCTCGCGGTGACCGCCGGTCACGGGCTCGAGGCGCTGGACGCGTATTTCGGCAGGTATCTGCCGCAACTGGTCGCCACGGCCATCACGATGCCCATCGTCATCCTCGCGATGCTGCTCGCCGATCCCCTCTCGGGCATCACGGTGATCGTCACGGTCCCCCTCATCCCGATCTTCATGGTGCTCATCGGGCTGGCGACCAGCGCCGTGCAGAACCGTCAGTACGCGACCCTGCACCGCCTCGCCGCACGCTTCAGCGACACGGTCGCGGGGCTCGGCACCCTCAAAGTCTTCGGCCGCGCGCACCGCGCCGCAGACAGCATCGAGACGGTGACCCGCGACTACAAGCGCGAGACCCTCGCGGTGCTGCGGATCTCCTTCCTCTCCGGCTTCGCCCTGGAGTTCCTCGCCTCCATCTCGGTCGCGATCATCGCCGTGACGATCGGTTTCCGGCTTCTCGGCGGCGAGATGCCGCTGCTGGTGGGGCTGTTCGTCCTGCTGCTCGCGCCGGAGGCGTACCTTCCCCTCCGACAGGTCGGGGTGCAGTTCCATGCCGCCGCGGAAGGCGTCGCGGCGACCGATGACATCTTCGGCGTCCTCGACGAGGCGCGGGCCCTACCCGTCCCGTCCGCCACCCCGGCCCCGGTCGGCGTGGGCGATGGGAGCGGCCCGCTGCTGGAGATGCGCGGACTCACGGTACGCCGCGGCGACCGGGTGATCGGCCCCGTCGACCTCCGGCTCGACGCCGGCGAAGTGGTCCTGCTCGAGGGACCCAGCGGCTCGGGGAAGTCGAGTGTCCTCGCCGCGCTCCTCGGCTTCGCTCCGTTCGAGGGCACGCTGCGGGTGGCCGGGCGACCCGCCCGCGAGACCGCCGCCCGAGGAATCCTGTCGTGGTGCGGGCAGCAGCCGGGGCTCATGTCCGGCCCGGTCGCCGAGAACGTGGCACTGGGCGACGCGGAGCCCGACCCCGCGCTCGTCGCCCGCTGCCTGGCGGACGCGGGCGCCGACGTGGCGACCACGCTCGTGCTCGGGCAGTCCGGCTCGGGCCTCTCCGGTGGTCAGGCGCAGCGTGTCGCCATCGCCCGAGCCCTGTACCGCTTCCGCAGCGGCCGCGCCCGCGTGCTGGCCCTCGACGAACCCTCCAGCGCCCTCGACTCCGAGACCGAGGCGCGGCTGTGGCGGACCCTCCGCCGACTCGCCGACGCCGACGGCGCGGGGATCCTCCTCGTCTCCCACCGGCCCTCCGCCCGCGGCATCGCCGACCGGGTGGTCCGCCTGCCACTGACCCCGTCGGGCTCCCCCGTGCAGACACCCGAAGGGCGAGTCGCATGA
- the cydB gene encoding cytochrome d ubiquinol oxidase subunit II has product MDLAYIWFFIVGILFVGYFVLDGFDFGVGMSLPFLGKDDIGRRQIINTIGPVWDLNETWVIVAGACLFAAFPEWYATLFSGFYLALLLILLALIVRGVSFEYRHQRDSLRWKKGFDTLIVVGSAVPAFLWGVAVANIVQGVPLDVDHEFTGSLLTLLNPYGLLGGLTTLLLFFTHGVFFVALKTDGQVRRDARALAAKSGIVTVLVAAVFLAWTVQNAVAASAPAVALVMACAGAAAVLLIASLVANRIDREGWAFGFGAATVAFAVLTLWLALFPNVMPSSTDPAGTLTIENASSTDYTLTIMTWAAVIFLPLVLLYQGWTYWVFRKRVTRSRIEQAAAVVH; this is encoded by the coding sequence ATGGATCTCGCATACATCTGGTTCTTCATCGTCGGCATCCTGTTCGTCGGGTACTTCGTGCTCGACGGGTTCGACTTCGGCGTCGGCATGTCCCTGCCGTTCCTCGGCAAGGACGACATCGGCCGGCGACAGATCATCAACACGATCGGTCCGGTCTGGGACCTCAACGAGACGTGGGTGATCGTCGCGGGCGCCTGCCTGTTCGCCGCCTTCCCGGAGTGGTACGCCACACTCTTCAGCGGCTTCTACCTGGCGCTCCTGCTGATCCTGCTCGCGCTCATCGTCCGCGGCGTCTCCTTCGAGTACCGCCACCAGCGGGACAGCCTGCGCTGGAAGAAGGGCTTCGACACACTCATCGTGGTCGGCTCCGCCGTGCCGGCCTTCCTGTGGGGCGTGGCGGTGGCCAACATCGTCCAGGGCGTCCCGCTGGACGTGGATCACGAGTTCACCGGTTCCCTGCTCACCCTGCTCAACCCCTACGGGCTGCTCGGCGGGCTCACGACGCTCTTGCTGTTCTTCACGCACGGCGTGTTCTTCGTGGCGCTGAAGACCGACGGCCAGGTGCGCCGGGATGCCCGTGCCCTCGCCGCGAAGTCGGGCATCGTGACGGTCCTGGTGGCGGCGGTCTTCCTCGCGTGGACCGTGCAGAACGCGGTGGCGGCGAGCGCGCCCGCCGTGGCGCTGGTGATGGCCTGCGCGGGGGCTGCGGCCGTCCTGCTGATCGCGTCGCTCGTGGCCAACCGCATCGACCGCGAGGGCTGGGCCTTCGGGTTCGGTGCCGCCACGGTCGCGTTCGCGGTGCTCACCCTCTGGCTCGCCCTGTTCCCGAACGTGATGCCCTCCTCGACCGATCCGGCGGGCACCCTCACGATCGAGAACGCCTCGAGCACCGATTACACGCTCACGATCATGACCTGGGCGGCGGTCATCTTCCTGCCCCTGGTCCTGCTCTACCAGGGATGGACCTACTGGGTCTTCCGCAAGCGCGTCACGCGGTCCCGGATCGAGCAGGCCGCCGCCGTGGTGCACTGA
- the glp gene encoding gephyrin-like molybdotransferase Glp — protein sequence MPLRSVEEHLAHVLTQVTPCTPEDLPLPAAHGRTTAEPVRAAVDIPVFDNSAMDGFAVRFADVAAATPDRPVTLRVVADLPAGTDLDPGLSRGEAARIMTGSPVPTAADAVVPFEDTAGGLADSLHEIEVVQAPRAAGAHIRRRAGDAAAGGEIVPVGVPLGALQLAAAAAAGVAVVRVSRRPRVAVVSTGSELVPPGSALRRGQIPESNGVLLSALADEAGAEVVLRTSVDDTDTAFLAALDAADAAGAEVVITSGGVSAGAYEVVKNVLQGGGIGFTKVAMQPGKPQGFGRLPGGALLFGLPGNPVSSAVSFETFVRPALLRMQGRRDIHRPVLRLIAATGWRTPAGRRQYLPAAIDRSDPGGWTVRPATSGGSGSHLAGGLARAEAYAVVPAEVEAVAPGDLVDVMLVS from the coding sequence ATGCCGCTCCGATCGGTCGAGGAGCACCTCGCACACGTCCTGACGCAGGTGACCCCCTGCACCCCGGAGGACCTCCCGTTGCCCGCGGCCCACGGACGCACGACCGCGGAGCCGGTGCGCGCCGCCGTCGACATCCCCGTGTTCGACAACTCGGCCATGGACGGGTTCGCGGTGCGGTTCGCCGACGTGGCGGCGGCGACCCCGGACCGCCCGGTCACGCTCCGGGTCGTGGCGGATCTCCCGGCCGGCACGGACCTCGACCCGGGGCTGTCCCGGGGCGAGGCGGCCCGCATCATGACCGGTTCCCCCGTGCCCACCGCCGCCGACGCCGTCGTCCCCTTCGAGGACACCGCGGGAGGACTCGCGGACTCGCTGCACGAGATCGAGGTCGTGCAGGCCCCGCGCGCTGCCGGCGCGCACATCCGCCGCCGCGCCGGCGACGCGGCGGCGGGCGGCGAGATCGTCCCCGTCGGCGTTCCGCTCGGTGCGCTCCAGCTCGCCGCCGCGGCCGCGGCCGGCGTCGCCGTCGTGCGCGTCTCCCGGCGCCCCCGTGTCGCAGTGGTGTCCACCGGGAGCGAGCTGGTGCCGCCGGGATCCGCGCTGCGACGGGGCCAGATCCCGGAATCGAACGGCGTTCTGCTGTCCGCCCTCGCGGATGAGGCCGGGGCGGAGGTCGTGCTGCGCACGAGCGTCGACGACACCGACACGGCCTTCCTGGCGGCGCTCGACGCCGCCGACGCCGCGGGCGCGGAGGTCGTCATCACCTCCGGCGGAGTGAGCGCGGGCGCCTACGAGGTGGTGAAGAACGTCCTGCAGGGCGGCGGGATCGGGTTCACCAAGGTCGCCATGCAGCCGGGGAAGCCGCAGGGGTTCGGGCGCCTGCCCGGTGGGGCGTTGCTGTTCGGCCTGCCGGGCAATCCGGTGAGCTCGGCCGTGTCGTTCGAAACGTTCGTGCGCCCCGCACTGCTGCGCATGCAGGGACGACGCGACATCCACCGGCCCGTCCTGCGTCTCATCGCCGCCACCGGATGGCGCACCCCGGCCGGCCGCCGGCAGTATCTCCCGGCGGCGATCGACCGTAGCGATCCGGGCGGGTGGACGGTGCGCCCGGCGACGTCGGGCGGGTCCGGGTCGCACCTGGCGGGCGGACTGGCCCGGGCCGAGGCATACGCCGTGGTCCCCGCGGAGGTCGAGGCCGTCGCACCCGGCGACCTCGTCGATGTCATGCTGGTCTCATGA
- a CDS encoding ABC transporter ATP-binding protein codes for MSRDEGAGAALEADVTVSRGGGFRLQARITAATGQTVAVMGPSGAGKSTLLGAIAGLVELDGGRVRLDGRDLSGGGKPVPASRRGTVLLGQDPRLFPHLTARENVAFGPRAAGTPAAAARRIADDWLDRVGLAGAGEQRPADLSGGQQQRVAIARALAASPRLVMLDEPLTSLDPVTADGIRTVLREHLVGRTCVVVTHDAVDAVALADRLIVVEGGRVVQTGPVREVLRSPATGFVASLAGLNRVVGMSRSGDCVVDGVRFAGDSGAHVPDGQAVAAVFRPADVRLAEPGPAPGGTSWTARITRLEQTVAGVRVHTEAPGVAVDLATDALTEADLRPQESIRLHIPAGRVRLLPA; via the coding sequence ATGAGCCGCGACGAAGGCGCCGGGGCGGCGCTGGAGGCGGACGTGACCGTGTCCCGCGGCGGGGGATTCCGGCTGCAGGCGCGGATCACCGCTGCCACGGGGCAGACCGTGGCGGTCATGGGGCCGAGCGGCGCGGGGAAGTCGACCCTCCTCGGGGCGATCGCCGGTCTGGTCGAACTGGACGGCGGACGGGTACGCCTGGACGGGCGCGACCTCTCCGGAGGCGGTAAGCCGGTCCCGGCATCCCGACGCGGCACGGTGCTGCTCGGACAGGACCCCCGGCTCTTCCCGCATCTCACCGCTCGGGAGAACGTGGCCTTCGGTCCGCGGGCCGCCGGGACGCCGGCGGCGGCGGCGCGGCGCATCGCGGACGACTGGCTGGACCGGGTGGGGCTCGCCGGCGCCGGGGAGCAACGTCCTGCGGATCTGTCCGGCGGGCAGCAGCAGCGGGTGGCGATCGCGCGAGCGCTCGCGGCATCCCCCCGCCTGGTCATGCTGGACGAGCCGCTGACCTCGCTCGACCCGGTCACCGCGGACGGGATACGTACCGTGCTGCGTGAGCATCTGGTCGGACGCACATGCGTCGTGGTCACCCACGACGCGGTGGACGCGGTCGCCCTCGCCGACCGCCTGATCGTCGTGGAGGGCGGGCGGGTCGTCCAGACCGGTCCGGTTCGAGAAGTGCTCCGCTCACCCGCGACCGGCTTCGTGGCATCGCTGGCCGGGCTCAATCGCGTGGTCGGGATGTCGCGGTCCGGCGACTGCGTGGTCGACGGCGTGCGGTTCGCCGGGGACAGCGGAGCCCACGTCCCCGACGGGCAGGCCGTCGCGGCGGTGTTCCGCCCCGCCGATGTGCGGCTGGCGGAGCCGGGTCCCGCACCGGGCGGCACGTCGTGGACGGCGCGGATCACGCGCCTGGAGCAGACCGTGGCCGGCGTCCGGGTGCACACCGAGGCTCCTGGCGTGGCGGTGGACCTCGCCACCGACGCGCTCACCGAGGCGGACCTGCGGCCACAGGAGTCGATCCGCCTCCATATCCCGGCGGGTCGGGTGCGACTCCTCCCGGCGTGA
- a CDS encoding TOBE domain-containing protein, producing the protein MRDYKVSHAARLLGVSDDTVRRWIDQGVLPVTDASPAEIPGAALAERAVALAAAAADPTDVLSSARNRFVGLVTRVQLDGVMAQVDIQAGPHRVVSLMSAESARELGLEPGSLAVAVVKATTVIVETPKD; encoded by the coding sequence ATGCGTGACTACAAGGTGTCCCACGCCGCCCGCCTCCTGGGCGTCAGCGACGACACCGTGCGCCGCTGGATCGATCAGGGCGTGCTGCCGGTCACCGACGCAAGCCCCGCGGAGATCCCCGGAGCGGCGCTCGCGGAGCGCGCCGTCGCGCTCGCCGCAGCGGCGGCGGATCCCACCGACGTCCTCTCCAGCGCTCGCAACCGCTTCGTCGGCCTGGTCACGCGCGTGCAACTGGACGGCGTGATGGCCCAGGTGGACATCCAGGCAGGACCGCATCGCGTCGTCTCGCTGATGTCCGCCGAATCCGCCCGTGAGCTCGGACTCGAACCGGGCTCCCTCGCCGTGGCCGTCGTCAAGGCCACCACCGTCATCGTCGAGACGCCGAAGGACTGA
- a CDS encoding GNAT family N-acetyltransferase: protein MTRIRAFHPGDEGALADVCLRTADAGADATGVLTDDRIWAEVFVLPYVAREPRLAFAVEMSGRVLGYAVATSDTEAFEDWFRDEWWPVHGARFPRPGGNPREIEILAYADGRRSGREPYGRTYPAHLHIDLLPELQGQGWGRRLIQTIVDELRERDVSGLHLVAASDNLGALPFYDRLGFSRLPSPEGVQAFGLTL, encoded by the coding sequence ATGACCCGCATCCGCGCGTTCCACCCCGGTGACGAAGGGGCACTCGCCGATGTGTGCCTGCGCACGGCGGATGCGGGCGCGGATGCGACCGGCGTGCTCACCGACGACCGCATCTGGGCGGAGGTCTTCGTGCTCCCGTACGTCGCCCGCGAACCGCGACTCGCGTTCGCGGTCGAGATGTCCGGCCGCGTGCTCGGTTACGCCGTGGCGACCTCGGACACCGAGGCGTTCGAGGACTGGTTCCGCGACGAGTGGTGGCCGGTGCACGGTGCACGCTTCCCTCGTCCGGGCGGCAATCCCCGGGAGATCGAGATCCTCGCCTACGCGGACGGTCGGCGGAGCGGGCGGGAGCCGTACGGCCGGACCTACCCGGCGCACCTGCACATCGATCTCCTGCCGGAGCTCCAGGGTCAGGGGTGGGGCCGTCGGCTCATCCAGACCATCGTGGACGAGCTGCGGGAGCGGGACGTCTCCGGACTGCACCTCGTCGCAGCGTCGGACAATCTGGGCGCTCTGCCCTTCTACGACCGGCTGGGATTCTCCCGGCTCCCTTCGCCGGAGGGCGTGCAGGCGTTCGGACTGACCCTCTAG
- the cydC gene encoding thiol reductant ABC exporter subunit CydC, with protein sequence MRTADVLRSAQPPLRRFWWPLLAGLGTAVSAIALLAASAWLITRSAEQPAVMYITAVVVAVRAFALGRGVFRYLERLSGHDAALGQLAGVRAALVRRIVPLAPDGLGGARRGALLSRLVDDVDELQNLPLRVVMPLAVAGLASVASVVFTAFLSPVAALALAACLIVAFALAVWIGGWAGARAERSIAPLRSRLTDALVDEFTGLDVLTAFDATDAAHARVRSADAALRRATVRRAGAQGLTSGAVSLLAGVASLATLLVAAPLLGQGGFTGPALAVVVLLPMAVFEVFGPVPLALASWRQVRTAAERIAETVPDGIPAGLPRDEPVATGHAPALGSGLHLRGVGARWPARPGSPSAEETGRLVDIDLDVAPGERVLVTGPSGAGKTTLAHVLVRFLDHTGSYRIGDTEVRELNGDDLRRTIGLCEQSPYLFDESLRQNLIFARDTATDDELWAVLQRVGLAKWARERGGLDADLGERGALVSGGQAQRIALARAVLAEFPVLVLDEPTAGVDPAASDALLLDLLGAIDGRRAVVLISHVEVPAGLVDREVRMEAGRLTQPNR encoded by the coding sequence ATGAGAACCGCCGATGTCCTCCGCTCCGCCCAGCCACCGCTCCGGCGGTTCTGGTGGCCGCTGCTCGCCGGGCTCGGCACGGCGGTCAGCGCGATCGCCCTCCTGGCCGCCAGTGCCTGGTTGATCACCCGCTCCGCCGAGCAGCCCGCCGTCATGTACATCACGGCGGTCGTCGTCGCGGTGCGCGCCTTCGCGCTCGGCCGGGGCGTCTTCCGGTACCTGGAGCGACTGAGCGGGCATGACGCCGCGCTCGGCCAGCTCGCCGGGGTGCGTGCGGCGCTGGTGCGGCGGATCGTGCCGCTGGCTCCGGACGGCCTCGGCGGCGCTCGGCGCGGTGCTCTGCTCTCCCGGCTCGTCGACGACGTCGATGAACTGCAGAACCTTCCGCTGCGCGTCGTGATGCCGCTCGCCGTGGCGGGGCTCGCCTCGGTGGCCAGCGTCGTGTTCACGGCGTTCCTCTCCCCCGTCGCGGCACTCGCGCTCGCCGCGTGCCTGATCGTCGCCTTCGCGCTCGCCGTCTGGATCGGCGGCTGGGCGGGAGCGAGAGCGGAACGGTCGATCGCTCCGCTGCGTTCCCGGCTGACCGACGCCCTGGTCGACGAGTTCACCGGACTCGATGTCCTGACGGCATTCGATGCGACGGATGCCGCACACGCGCGGGTGCGCTCGGCGGATGCGGCGCTCCGGCGGGCGACCGTGCGCCGGGCGGGTGCGCAGGGTCTCACGTCGGGAGCCGTCTCCCTGCTCGCCGGCGTCGCGTCCCTCGCCACACTGCTGGTGGCGGCGCCGCTGCTCGGGCAGGGCGGGTTCACCGGCCCGGCCCTGGCCGTCGTGGTCCTGCTGCCCATGGCGGTGTTCGAGGTCTTCGGTCCGGTGCCGCTCGCGCTGGCGTCCTGGCGCCAGGTGCGCACGGCTGCCGAGCGCATCGCCGAGACCGTCCCGGACGGGATCCCCGCCGGGCTCCCGCGCGACGAGCCGGTCGCCACCGGTCACGCGCCCGCCCTCGGATCCGGTCTGCACCTGCGCGGGGTCGGCGCCCGGTGGCCCGCGCGCCCCGGCTCCCCCTCCGCCGAGGAGACGGGCCGGCTGGTCGACATCGATCTGGATGTCGCCCCGGGCGAACGGGTGCTGGTGACCGGACCGAGCGGAGCGGGGAAGACCACGCTCGCGCACGTCCTGGTCCGCTTCCTCGATCACACGGGTTCGTACCGGATCGGTGACACGGAGGTCCGGGAGCTGAACGGCGACGACCTGCGCCGCACGATCGGACTGTGCGAACAGTCGCCCTACCTGTTCGACGAGTCGCTCCGGCAGAACCTGATCTTCGCGCGCGACACCGCCACGGACGACGAGCTGTGGGCGGTGCTGCAGCGGGTGGGACTGGCGAAGTGGGCGCGGGAACGGGGCGGGCTGGACGCCGATCTCGGCGAGCGCGGAGCGCTCGTGTCGGGTGGGCAGGCGCAGCGGATCGCCCTCGCCCGAGCGGTGCTCGCGGAATTCCCGGTCCTCGTGCTCGACGAGCCGACCGCAGGGGTGGACCCGGCCGCATCCGATGCGCTGCTCCTCGACCTGCTCGGCGCCATCGACGGCCGGCGGGCGGTCGTCCTCATCTCGCACGTCGAGGTCCCGGCGGGACTCGTGGACCGGGAAGTGCGGATGGAGGCGGGGCGGCTCACGCAGCCGAACCGCTAG